AAAACATAGCCACTTTATTCAAGAAAGAAGATGTTATTAAGAGTATAGGAATGGAAACCTATGAATATTGTAAAAAGAACGAAATCGCTGATTATATTTACATCGCGTCTGTCAGAGATGACAAAATAGTTATAGAGTGGTCTCACTTAGAACAAGCTGAGATTATGCGAAGAGAGCTTCCTAAAGCGAGCAGTAAAGGAGTGCTGTGGTATATAGCGGACAGTGGGAAAAAGCTGTATCTTCCAAATGTTTTCGATTTTGATATGGATGGCTACAGGGCTGTGCGGATTTCCAATTTCTCAACTGAGACCCCTGTTTCTTATTTTGGCGTGCCTATTAAAAGAGCGAACAAGGTGAAGATGATAGTGGTCTTCTTGAAGAAAGGGTATGCTTCTTTCTCAGAAATGGACTTCAGCTTCTTTGAAGCTATAGCATCTCAAATAGAAGTGGCCACGGAATTCGATACGATCGTAAACGAGCTAAGAAAAGAAAGGGAAAAATTCCACGACTTGGCCATGGTGGATGCTCTAACCGGCGTTTATACCAGGCATTTTTTCAATGAGTGGATTCAAAATTATTATGAAATCGTAAAAAGAAAGAGTGAATATGCCTCAATAGTGATGATAGACATAGATCATTTTAAAAAGATAAATGACGTACACGGACATTTGGTGGGAGATGAAGTTTTGAAGATGGTTGGAAAGATCCTCAAAGAAAATACAAGAAAGATGGATTTGGTCGTTAGATATGGTGGAGACGAATTTTTGATGATATTCCCACAAACTCCCCAGAAAAGGACACATGTCATTTTAGAAAGAATTCAATCAAATCTTTCCCTTTTAAAAAAAGAATTTGGTTTTGAAGTGACGATATCTTATGGAATTTCTTACCTTAGCCCTGAAATAGATTACAAACGCGCTTTGAAAATGAGTGACGAAAGAATGTACAAGATGAAAAAAAGCAAGACGCAAGACGAAAAATAACCCGCTTCTTATTCCTGGTAAATCACTTTTCACTATTCCCTTCTTACTCTATTCATGTTGTGCATAAACATTACGAAAGAATAAGAAAACATGTGAGCGGCATTTTACAACACTTTTTGATTTAGTACCCGCTTTCCAAACGATCAAAGCATTTTTTTCGAAGTCTTGTCAGAACGAATTCGCTCTTCTTTCCGTCTTCTAATCCAAAATATGAGGCATGCTCAGACACTCATCCGTGAGTGCTTCGCTTTTTCGGCACGTCCTGTGCCTTTCAACCTCATATTTTGAATCCTCAGACGGAGAGCTCATATGTTCTGACAAGTACTTCGAGGGTGAGATTTAGTCCCTTTTTGAAATGTTCTGTAACGTTGACGCACAATGTGAGTTACTCTACTGAGGATTGTTAGTGATATGGCTTTGACGTTCAGTCTTGTATAAGCTTTTGAAAACTCAAAGTGGCCGCAACAGAGCTAACGAGTGCGAATGCCAGTAAAACTACCACATCAAGTTTTATGTAAGAAAAGCCTACACCTAAAGTCATAACTTTTCTCAGCGCATCCGCGGCGTAGGTAAGCGGAAAGACGTACGCCACGTACTGAATGAATTTAGGCATCTGTTCAATTGGAAAGAAAACGCCTGAGAAAAAGAGCATGGGAAAAGTTATGGTCGTCATTATAACCTGGGCCGTTTCTTGCTCTTTTACACTTGATGTAATTATTATTCCGATCCCTATAAAGCTGAAGGTGCCCAATATCAAAAGCAATAACGTCGTCCAAATAGAACCTTCAATGGTTACTCCAAAAAGAAGTATCGAAACGCCAAGCACTATGAGCGCTTGAACAACTCCTCTGGCCGTTT
This window of the Mesoaciditoga lauensis cd-1655R = DSM 25116 genome carries:
- a CDS encoding diguanylate cyclase, with translation MEKLVEVSKKEFLSFFNSVNVGMFIHREGEILYANRYLLDLYKVTSLEDVRNEDALRFVSDEFREAFEANFNSIMKGKNIPLFIEKTFDAQGNVLWIEVSVSKVLFKGKVAALSIIRDVTERMKKEEQLSHVYKLDLIKNIATLFKKEDVIKSIGMETYEYCKKNEIADYIYIASVRDDKIVIEWSHLEQAEIMRRELPKASSKGVLWYIADSGKKLYLPNVFDFDMDGYRAVRISNFSTETPVSYFGVPIKRANKVKMIVVFLKKGYASFSEMDFSFFEAIASQIEVATEFDTIVNELRKEREKFHDLAMVDALTGVYTRHFFNEWIQNYYEIVKRKSEYASIVMIDIDHFKKINDVHGHLVGDEVLKMVGKILKENTRKMDLVVRYGGDEFLMIFPQTPQKRTHVILERIQSNLSLLKKEFGFEVTISYGISYLSPEIDYKRALKMSDERMYKMKKSKTQDEK